One window of the Vicinamibacterales bacterium genome contains the following:
- a CDS encoding response regulator: protein MTCLPDDEDNIRGVGPQAVMEQVGTRTDASESVRRLTVVVADDDAAVRHLMSRVLTRAGFRVLEAPDGREALRLAQAEAADLVITDLVMPEQDNIETIGMLAKLEPRPAIIAISGAFGGTMLRAASALGAATALQKPFSANELLRAVGSALASAP from the coding sequence GTGACATGCCTTCCAGACGACGAAGACAACATCCGCGGGGTGGGGCCGCAGGCCGTGATGGAGCAGGTCGGTACGCGCACCGACGCCAGCGAGAGCGTCCGCAGATTGACGGTCGTCGTCGCGGACGACGACGCGGCGGTCCGGCACCTGATGTCCCGGGTCCTAACGCGCGCCGGGTTCCGAGTGTTGGAGGCCCCGGACGGCCGCGAGGCGCTACGGCTGGCGCAGGCTGAAGCCGCCGATCTGGTCATCACCGACCTCGTCATGCCCGAACAGGACAATATCGAAACGATCGGCATGCTCGCGAAGCTCGAGCCGAGGCCCGCGATCATCGCGATATCGGGGGCGTTCGGCGGGACCATGCTCCGGGCGGCGTCGGCGCTTGGTGCCGCCACGGCGCTGCAGAAGCCCTTCAGCGCGAACGAGTTGCTGCGGGCCGTCGGCTCGGCCCTCGCTTCAGCACCCTGA
- a CDS encoding methyl-accepting chemotaxis protein, with translation MNLKSQWQSFSLGRKIVTLVVALALGYAVAMAFVVASGRSSQNRLEDMSAALFPAAQGGQAALSAFEQQLTDYETGVTTGDPASVKAGGEKAALVAAALEQVRRDERVPEAARVAAGDALREHSAYTSSASSVYTEMAGGKTSRTDEALRVGKQGADIKKALGSLTQRLVAEMHAELSAVAGMSRRQLWISGIACVWVLGACGLLAYITLLTIRPLTRMTDVANRMAAGDVDHVVEYRSGDEVGRLADAFRGTIDYIKGIAAAADALSRGDLGIAIEPRSDRDVLSQNFARAVAVLQRMAAETGRLAAAAREGRLDERGDASAFAGGYGTIVQGVNATLDAVIGPLNVAAEYVDRISKGDIPPKITDPYKGDFNEIKNNLNTCIDAVNALIEDTGTLAKAAVEGRLATRADAAKHDGDFRRIVSGVNATLDAVIGPLNVAAEYVDRISKGDIPPKITDAYAGDFNELKNNLNQCIDGLGGLVEANAVLQRMAVNDYRLAASGQYQGIFAEVCRAVDEVRERLLALQGVALHIAAGDLSDLAKYKPIGRRSENDELIPAFIAMMEGIQALVVDTGTLSKAAVEGRLAVRADASRHQGDYRAVIAGVNATLDAVIGPLNVAAEYVDRISKGDIPPKITDIYQGDFNEIKNNLNACIDNLTRLSSALEAVIGEQKAGDVESRCDVGSLAGAYARLAKGINEALDAISVPVVEAIGIMNEYAAGNLAREMRPLPGKQIILTNGMNAIRTNVQALVADVGTLSQAAVEGRMATRADATKHQGEYRKVIAGFNATLDAITTPIAEAAKVLESVAKQDLRREVEGTYAGDHAAMKDSINTMVRDLRGSMRDIGQNAEGLGTSSEELTAISQQLAANAEETATQTGVVSAATEQVSKNLTVIATSSEEMLASIREISKSANEAAEMAKNAVRFVESTNDTVQKLGESSAEIGNVIKVITSIAEQTNLLALNATIEAARAGDAGKGFAVVAHEVKELAKQTAQATEDISRKIEGIQGETKGAVAAIGQIAGIIRQVDDVSNTIASAVEEQTATTNEIGRNITEAARGSAEIARNVSSVADAAQSAAQSAAETQTAAQALAKMAGQLQNLVGQFSM, from the coding sequence ATGAACCTGAAGTCACAATGGCAGTCGTTCAGTCTGGGCCGGAAGATCGTCACGCTCGTCGTGGCGCTCGCGCTCGGCTACGCCGTGGCGATGGCGTTCGTCGTCGCAAGCGGCCGTTCGTCACAGAACCGACTAGAGGACATGTCCGCCGCGCTGTTCCCTGCAGCGCAGGGCGGCCAGGCCGCGCTGTCTGCCTTCGAGCAGCAGTTGACCGACTACGAGACCGGTGTGACGACGGGCGATCCGGCGTCGGTGAAGGCCGGGGGAGAAAAGGCCGCGCTGGTGGCGGCCGCGCTCGAGCAAGTCCGCAGGGACGAACGCGTGCCGGAGGCGGCGCGGGTCGCCGCCGGGGACGCGTTGCGAGAGCACTCGGCCTACACGTCCAGCGCCTCGTCCGTCTACACCGAGATGGCCGGCGGGAAGACCAGCCGCACGGACGAGGCGCTCCGGGTCGGCAAACAGGGAGCGGATATCAAGAAGGCGCTTGGGAGCCTCACCCAGCGTCTCGTGGCGGAGATGCACGCAGAACTGTCGGCGGTCGCCGGTATGTCTCGGCGGCAACTGTGGATCAGCGGGATCGCGTGCGTCTGGGTTCTGGGAGCGTGCGGCCTGCTCGCGTACATCACGCTTCTGACCATCCGCCCGCTCACTCGTATGACGGACGTAGCCAACCGGATGGCCGCCGGCGATGTCGACCACGTGGTGGAGTACCGGTCCGGCGACGAGGTCGGAAGGCTCGCAGACGCCTTCCGGGGGACGATCGACTACATCAAGGGCATCGCGGCCGCGGCCGACGCGCTCAGCCGGGGGGACCTGGGGATCGCGATCGAGCCCAGGTCGGACCGCGACGTGTTGTCGCAGAACTTCGCGCGCGCCGTCGCAGTGCTGCAGCGGATGGCGGCCGAGACGGGCCGGCTGGCTGCGGCCGCGCGCGAGGGGCGGCTCGACGAGCGGGGCGACGCGTCGGCGTTCGCCGGCGGTTACGGCACAATCGTGCAGGGCGTCAATGCCACGCTCGACGCCGTCATCGGTCCCCTGAACGTCGCGGCGGAATACGTGGATCGGATCTCGAAGGGCGACATCCCGCCGAAAATCACCGACCCCTACAAGGGCGACTTCAACGAGATCAAGAACAACCTGAACACGTGCATCGACGCGGTGAACGCGCTCATCGAGGACACAGGGACCCTCGCGAAAGCCGCGGTCGAAGGCAGGCTGGCAACCCGCGCGGACGCCGCGAAGCACGACGGCGATTTCCGCAGGATCGTCTCCGGCGTCAATGCGACGCTCGATGCGGTGATCGGCCCGCTCAACGTGGCCGCCGAGTACGTCGATCGCATCTCCAAGGGCGACATCCCACCGAAGATCACGGACGCCTACGCGGGAGACTTCAACGAGCTCAAGAACAACCTCAACCAGTGCATCGACGGCCTGGGCGGCCTCGTCGAGGCGAACGCCGTCCTGCAGCGGATGGCTGTCAACGACTACCGCCTGGCCGCGTCCGGGCAGTACCAGGGGATCTTCGCCGAGGTCTGCCGCGCGGTAGATGAGGTGCGCGAACGGCTGCTCGCCCTTCAGGGCGTGGCGCTGCACATCGCGGCCGGCGACCTCAGCGACCTCGCGAAGTACAAGCCGATCGGGCGCCGCTCGGAGAACGACGAGCTGATCCCGGCCTTCATCGCGATGATGGAAGGCATCCAAGCGTTGGTCGTGGACACCGGAACACTGTCCAAGGCGGCGGTCGAGGGCCGCCTCGCCGTTCGGGCCGATGCCTCCAGGCACCAGGGCGACTACCGGGCGGTCATTGCGGGCGTCAACGCGACGCTGGATGCGGTCATTGGGCCGCTGAACGTGGCCGCGGAGTACGTGGATCGCATCTCGAAGGGCGACATCCCGCCGAAGATCACCGACATCTACCAAGGCGACTTCAACGAGATCAAGAACAATCTGAATGCCTGCATCGACAACCTCACCCGCCTCTCCTCCGCCCTGGAAGCGGTGATCGGCGAGCAGAAGGCCGGCGACGTCGAGAGCCGCTGCGACGTCGGCTCGCTGGCCGGCGCGTACGCGCGCCTAGCGAAAGGCATCAACGAGGCTCTCGACGCCATATCGGTCCCGGTCGTCGAGGCCATCGGGATCATGAACGAGTATGCCGCGGGCAATCTCGCCCGCGAGATGCGCCCCCTCCCGGGGAAACAGATCATCCTCACGAACGGGATGAACGCCATCCGGACCAACGTCCAGGCGCTCGTCGCCGATGTCGGGACGCTGTCGCAGGCCGCCGTCGAGGGCCGGATGGCGACCCGCGCCGACGCGACGAAGCACCAGGGCGAGTACCGGAAGGTGATCGCCGGCTTCAACGCGACGCTCGACGCCATCACGACGCCGATCGCGGAGGCGGCGAAGGTGCTCGAGAGCGTGGCCAAGCAGGACCTCCGCCGGGAGGTGGAAGGCACGTACGCTGGCGACCACGCGGCGATGAAGGACTCGATCAATACGATGGTCCGCGACCTGCGCGGCTCAATGCGCGACATCGGTCAGAACGCTGAGGGCCTGGGCACCTCGTCGGAGGAACTCACCGCGATCAGCCAGCAACTGGCGGCCAACGCCGAGGAGACCGCCACGCAAACCGGCGTCGTCTCGGCCGCCACCGAGCAGGTGTCGAAGAACCTCACCGTCATCGCGACCAGCTCCGAGGAGATGCTCGCGTCGATCCGCGAGATTTCGAAGTCCGCCAACGAAGCGGCCGAAATGGCGAAGAATGCGGTGCGGTTCGTCGAGTCGACCAACGACACCGTCCAGAAGCTGGGAGAGTCGTCCGCCGAGATTGGGAACGTCATCAAGGTCATCACGTCGATCGCGGAACAGACGAACCTTCTGGCACTCAACGCGACCATCGAGGCCGCGCGCGCCGGGGACGCCGGCAAGGGCTTCGCGGTCGTGGCGCACGAGGTGAAGGAGTTGGCCAAGCAGACGGCGCAGGCGACCGAGGACATCAGCCGAAAGATCGAGGGGATCCAGGGCGAGACCAAGGGCGCGGTGGCGGCCATCGGCCAGATCGCCGGGATCATTCGTCAGGTCGACGATGTGTCCAACACGATCGCGTCAGCCGTCGAGGAGCAGACGGCGACGACCAACGAGATCGGCCGCAACATCACCGAGGCGGCTCGCGGGTCGGCCGAGATCGCGCGCAACGTGTCGAGCGTCGCCGACGCCGCGCAGTCGGCCGCGCAGAGCGCAGCCGAGACTCAGACGGCGGCACAGGCCCTCGCCAAGATGGCTGGGCAACTCCAGAACCTGGTGGGCCAGTTCTCGATGTGA